The Brassica napus cultivar Da-Ae chromosome C1, Da-Ae, whole genome shotgun sequence DNA segment aattctacaaaTTAAGAATGTTaagattataatatttattaatttatatattattttcaagcttatatattttgaaatatgttGTTATGTAAATATAAgaacaaaattgatttttagaATATATACAGAGAATGAATTATATAGATAATGGTTATTTTATTCGATTATTTGGTGTCTTAAATGTAGCATTTTTTCGTATGTAAGGAAAAAATAACATCAAAATATTCtaaagaatttaaaaagttaaaaatataatcactgtaaagaaataataaacaataaaatatttatataaatacatatattgaatattaaattatgtttatattgtGACCAtataattacataaaaataaaaattgttatcttattattttattatattatattttattttatagtggaCTAATTTCTGtaaaagttattaatttataaaaaaatttactgtAATATCTTTTGGTCCTTAAACTTTTTTTagtgtaaatattaaaatttgtatcaattttttgttttttaacagAACATACAAAGTGAACTTTTGATTGTTTGCTGAGAAAAGATTTACAAATTTGTAATTAtctttaaattaagaaaaaagtaAATAGTAATAAACTCCAAATATTTCATTTGACACGCTAAATGCACATAAGcacaatcaaaacatatatgtatTTGGTTATGTGGCTATCGATCCGTGGTTGACCAATGCATTCTTATAAGTTTCACTTTTAGGTAAAGTTGACGTTGACTAAGTTTATatcttttgtattttaattttctacatAAAGGGTCAACGCAGAACTCAAGATCAATACAACTCTTCAAATATCGTGACACGAACACGACGAGCCGCCCCACGCTTCTACTCTCCAGTTTTGTCCGTTTTCGTTTGTATTATGAAAATCATCGTTAATAGATATGAAATAAAAGGCAATAgcattttgaaatataatagaGAAACAAAAGTTATCAAGTGGATGGTATTTTGAAGTCTCTAAATAGTTCGactttatttaataaaagtgatttataatttaaatgaagTATTATCATGGTTGATTCTTGACTTGAAAAAGAACTAtaggcaaaaaaaaatcttacttttGTCAAAGTTTACAAGAAATACTTGAAAGATCAAAATGATTTACTTCGTTTATGATTTTGATGGATTTGATGAACTGAtctcaccaaaaaaaaactaaactagaTCGTAAATCGCGTTTATACATTTTAACCAAATCTGCGCATGTGTAAGTAAAATCCTAAGAAAGGCAATTCGTATGCCCCAAACTCTTTTGCTGTCAAAAAGCcccaaattattttatatatgattaaaatataataacagattaatatctcattttcttcgactttaacttttttttttatcgtcaTTCTTCGactttaactattaaaaataaaaaaagttatgatttctttcatccattttttttatttagaccgtttttagaaaatttataaaatatatgctttttctcaaacattttaaaataaatcattatttaacaTTAATCTAATACTTATTTATtcctaaaaattataaaattccatatatttcaaatatatatacacgAGGTTTAATTGTAGCCATAATGTAAATAACAAATTATTGAACCAAACCTAGCTATCAAAATACAAAGAAACCAAACTTTGCAAATTATTTTGCACGTCTTCGATCTTCATTATTTACTGGGAAATTTGATCTAATgacacaaaaaataataattcatcaAATGTACATAACAACGTAGGTGTTAAGATACACCCTATAGTATGTATTAATCACATTTTCACCCCTATGTATGCGTGTGTGTTGTGCTAAATTTTGTTCATTTgtaaattatacatatgttaccccttataattttaattgcttttagtttttggtaaaaaaattattcagttttaagtttcacataatatatatattttttttttgacagcaaacaatcacagactcatgtagactctgtaaaccaaattggtaactctgcatccatgtgtacAACGAAAGACGATTGTTGACGGGCACcgcgtgctaagctatccgcctttAGGTTCGCCGTCCTGGATACATGAATGATTTCCGAGTTGAGAAAGCTTCTTCTTAAAAGCTTAATGTCTTCacataataaaaacatagatttttttctaaacgtaatatgttttgaatttttttaaataaacatatatatttttaaattatatattatattctataaattaggttttaaatctatactatatgacaaatttatatagtttagttcaagttcaaaatttaaatgggacattatcttgttttgttttattctatTTAGGATATGACTGGTTTCCTCGCTACCACCTGCAAACGCAACTTTTGCGTTTGGTACCGATTGTTGGcattttgcaacaatcactcataCAGTTCTAAACCGATTCAAATTGCtttaaacctcataaattcaaaaggtGGTTCCAGTTAGCGTTTGCGGACGGTTGTAGGAggatacatttttttaaaacaatacaaatacaaaaataaaatattcaatataaattttaaattgaaattataaaaatagtaaaatatatctattataaaattaatattataaaattttataataaaaatattttctataatttttaaaaatttaaaactataactgtctaaatatatttttatatttattataatattatgatttttgatatttttataattatatacaatgtaaatattgttaatatattatttaaccgctggtgcgtttggtagttaaccagtcataagtatcccgcaaacgcacaaatttctaaccgcagaacgagtcgtacaaatctcttaaaacctcTAGAAACcacaaccacccgcatccgcaaactctcgcaaccgcaaccgcaaccgcaaccgcaaccgcaaccgcagcCGCTGCGTTTGAACTAGTCAGACCCTTGATAAACATAGAATAGAGATACTTTTACTCCCTCCGTGCTGTGTTGTTGATGTTAGGCGATTGTTGTATTCTATGTCAAATAAATAATGCAGCATAATATAACAACATTATATCCTCACAGCTGATAAAATGTCACGCGCACTCAGGACGAAAGTCGTCAGTTTTGATACCAAATTGTCGGGGTTATTAGAAAAGTGGGTCGCAGAAAAGTTATTAATTTGGGCTTTGGGTCCGTGATAGTTTTTATTGGGCATTTGGGTCGCGACACTTTGCTACCCTATAGGAGTTATGCTACAAAGACTTCTCAACCCCTCCTCTAGCTGATAAATAACGACATTGCCACTCTCTTCTTTACACGTGAGAAAGACCAGCGCGAACCCCAAGACAGACTCGCCAGTTAATTCTCATCCGCAAACCACCACGGTCATTAAACAGCTTTCTTCTCCTCTCACTCTTTCTCTCTCCATCAAATTATTCGTTTGACCTAAAAGtagaaaagaaaagttttttttgttcttagcTCTCGTGACGAGTGAGAACAGCTTTCAGGTCCGATTTGTGTGTAGCAGGCCCTGTTCTTAGCTCTAGTGACGAGTGAGAGCAGCTTTCAGCTCCGATGGTATCACAATCGAACGCCGCAGGATCTTCCGGTCGTCTCCGTCGACCAAACACACCGAAAGCAAAACCCGTCTCCCGATCTAAGAAGACGAAGCGGTACCCAGGTTCGTTTTGATGTTCTTACTTTACAGTTTACTTTTAAAATGCTATTCAGACATTAGTTTGCGACTCACTCTGTCCTCGCCTTAAATTTTGCATGTCATCACCGGAATGCAGTTGCTTTTTCTAAACATTAGTTTGCGACTCCGTTTTACTAAATACGCAATCATCTCGTTTTGTAGTTTCCGACTCCGACGACGATACAACGCCCTCCTCCATGGATTCCACGGCACCGACATCTCCACCGGTGGATGCCGTTGATGTCGGCTCATCCACAAAATTCCCTAGAAGGCTGTTTGCTCCGGGATTTTTCCCCCACGCAATTGCGGCTGAACATGTACTCCAAAGCCAATGTCATTGCCTCTGTAGCGTCTGCTCTAAAAGGTTCTTCGGCCATGGACCGATTACTCTGCTCTCAGTTTAGCAAACTCTTTCGGCTACCTGTTGCTCGATGCCCGAACTCAACCAAGCTCATTGGCAGCCTTCTCTGCCGGCAGCTTATTACGATTCGAAAATATGAACTTTGGTTCACTTTCGGTAATCATCCTCTTCGTTTCTCCGTAGATAAATTTAAGGAAATATCTGGCTTGAACTACGGCGTATTCGATGTTGAAGACTCAGAAACTGAGGTTAATGAACCAGGTAGTATGTGGAAGCAACTCTTTGATACAACGGTAGGTGAAATAACTGTGGTTCAGGTGCTTAAGATGCTAGAGAACCCATATCTTGCGGATTGGAAACGAGTTCCTTTGGCTCTGATAGCGTTGGTGGACGGGGTTTTGTGTTGTACTAATAAAACACTCAAGCTCACCCCTAAGTATGTCGAAATGCTCAGCAACCTGGAGTCTTTCatgaattatccatgggggaggaCCTCGTTTTTACACACCATATCTCGTTTTTTGCCTCCCCCGGTTAGTGTCGAAACCCCTGACCCGCTGCACGCACTACGGATCCGGTTATCTGAAAAGAAAACCGCATGCTATGGCTTTCCACTAGCTCTCCAGTTGCTCGCTTTTGAAGCGGTTCCTCAGCTGTTGGCCAGAATTCCCGATGCGGATAACACATACGATTTTTTGGATAACCCTTCGTGTTGTGGAAACACCGTGGTTATCCTCAACACAAACGACATTGTCGCTGTCGAAGGAGAGCCAGATGTAAGTTCCTTCTCTTCTATATTATTTACAAGAGCTTATTTTTGTAACATTCTTTAATTGACCCCTGTTATCTGCCTTTGTAGGTTATTGTAGATTTCAGCCTCGTCCCCGAAGCTGAGCGACATTTCTGGTTGGATGAGGTTGAGGACCCGAAAGTAACTCGTTTAGTCGACCACATCTGTTCTGGCCATACATTTAGAACTGAAGATTTCGAAGGTGGAGACAGGTCATTTGGTAAAGACAATGCAATTCCGGAAGGCAAACCTCAAGGTGTACCCCTTATACAGCGTACTCTACGACCACGTAAACGTGCTGCTGTTGTTATTGAAGACCTAACGACACCCGAACACAATGAACCCGACGTTCCGCCTGAATCAGGAAGGTCTCCAAACGAAGATTTGAAATCGTGGATTCTAGAGCAGTTTCAAAACTTTAAGAATGGGAAATACGAGCGCTTAGACCAGTTTGAGAAAACATTATGTGATCACTTCGGTGTTCCCCTACCTAACATCCACAACAAAGGCAAGAGGAAGGTGGGAGAAGATGATCATGGATACTCCGGTTCTCCGAAAAGTGTCGAGAACCAGTATAAAAAGCAGCGGCCAAATCGGAAgtcaagaaaaataaattcaacGGTTCCTAAGCCTGGACAGGAAATGCATTCGTATCCACTTCGCTCTGCAGACGGCTTAGAGGTACACCCAATTAAACAAGTTTGAAATTTAACATATTCTGATGTTTTCAGATAATGTATATGTAATTTAGAAGCCAGTTTTGTAAgttagttatttttttcttatcttgaGTTATAATAACATGAATTTTAAGACTTTGTGTTTATACATTATATACCTTCATGTCGCATTGACAATTTGACATTAGGCTAGATTATATTATTTGTATCTCAACTAGGAAATATCAACATTTGTGTGTTACCCAAAATTCAGGGAACCATAGGAAACACGCAACCTGGCTTCAGCAGGGAGACTCGCGAGAACAACGAGAATTCAACTCTTCTTACTCCACAATTCGATCAGAACGCAACCGATCAGGTTTTATAGGTTTCTGTTTGTGACAACgtggttttaaatttattgtatcaATGTTAATGGATGTGTACGTTTTCAACAAGGACAATTCGATCAGAACGCAACCTATCAAGTTAAgtgatttataatttatttttcagaacCTTGTTTTAAACTTAGTGTACCATTTTTAAAGAAGGTGTACGGTTTTCATACATGAGCCACGTACACCAAATGCTGTGCCAGATGAATCGCAGACTCCAAACCCCCTCACAACGCTGACTATTTATAGGGGTCTTTTTTTTGCTCGGCCACAGTCCTATGTGTCACCAGCCAAGGTGAGTCAACCTGCTGTGAATTAGTCTTTTCTTTGGTAACATAGCAGCGTAGAAATTTCTCGATTTTTATATTGGGTTGTTCACACTGCTTGCAGAAAGATGACACCTACATTGGTGAAAAAGCTGTGGATGTCAAGTGGGATGAAGCAAATCCTCATGCATACAGCGCAGTGAAAGAAGTACATGCGGGTGAGCGTCCATCATCAGATCCGAATCCGGAATCTGCCCCAGATTTTGCATCCACCAGAAGTGAAGATAATGTTGGACCTGTTTCCACAAACCTGAGTGGTCAAAAAACGCAAGCACCCGTTATAGAGGGCGGTGTACCTGATTCGATGGCCGTTCAAAATCCGACATCCCCGATTGAGGAGGACGAGAATTATGAAAGCTGCAAAGAAAACATCTCATTTGATTCCCAGTTGCAAGGAAAACACCCTCGAGCTGTAGAAGATATGCCTGGTTCTGAGACGGATGATGACGACAATTATGTGGAGAGTGGTGGTAAACGTGTGCCCAAAAAATCCCAGAAGATTCGCTGAGTATACACCCCAGATACAAGGCTGAAAGGGTTGTTCATGAGCGAGAAGAAAGCTGAGTATAGGCCCCTACCGAAGACAAACCGTGctatttttaagaaattcagCGATATTCTCAGTGAAAACGTCGAGCAGTAAGTGTGGGATATCATTTACTGTAATATACATATAGACATCTTGTTTCCGCTGATTGAAAATGTCGTTCTCCTTGTTTAAATTTGCAGGCAGTTCGCAATCAAAACCAATCACATTGTCACGAGTTCTTTCTTCCTTGACATAGCTACACCCGGGAACTAGTTGTCTGACGATGGACTATATCTTTTTTCACCTCCCACAATTAAAAAATTGTcaactttaatttatttttgtaaaatcttaaaacatcaCATGCATGTCATAATGCAAATGTTGTGGAGGCGTCGTGGAAGTGTTCTGCAGAAAGACCGGAGGGTAATGTGTGATCCGTACTTTACAAAGATCATTACCTCAAAGTGGTCTGCTTTCAGTGAAGCCAAGGATAAGTTACATTTTGATTGGGGCACAAACATAGCATCTTATGTCATATGAATGTGTAGGGACAAAAACCTTAAGTTGCAACTTGGTCGCGATATCGACGTGGTGTACGCTCCAATGTTCTGGCAGGATAAGCATTGGGTTGGTCTTTCTATTAACTTGCAGACTTCTAACGTCACCATCTTTGATTCTTTCATCACTGCGAATCCGACTGAAACACATGTCGACGCACACATGACTCCTATTCTGAAGTCCTTACCATATATACTTGAACAGTATGTCGGGTTCACAGACTATCTAATCAAAGAAGGAGAGCGAACTTACGCGTGGAATCGGTTTCCATGCATCTATCACAACAATAGGGGTGGGGACTGTGGGCCGTGCGCTGCCAAGTTCATGGAGATGCATTCTAATGGTGATGGGAAGGAAGAGATGAGTAGAATAACTGACAAAGTTGTGGATAAATTTCGTGAGCAGTATGCAATGGATTGCTACGAGGAATTTGTTGGCGTTTTTCAGGTTGCGAATGAGGCAGGAATGAAGTAGCATCCACTTTATCTTAACTATCCGTTTTCAATGAAACTTGTCTTTCTATATATTTGTATGAACTTCCTATCTGCGTTTTTGTTAAAAGTGTGCAAGATTTTATCATTGTGAATCTATTTTACTTATtcgaacacaaaaaaatattaactatcTCGTATTTATCCAAATTGAAATTAATATACTGCATACCATTATGCGTACACTTAAATAAATATCCTGCATaccatataaattatttgaaccTTTTACTCGCAACCAAAACGGAACATTTTCAGTGCTAAATATACAGCGTTATATCGGTTCAAAtgtttatttaatagataagCATACAGTTAAACAAGAAAATCCTTAACACCGTACACTTAAACAATTAAACCGTACACCATGCTTTAAAAGCTAGTAGAACTCGTTGGAGTAACGGTTCTTAAGAAAGTACTTCAGGTCTTCGATCTCTTCAGCGTTTTTCTTCTCGTCTTCTTCTAAACGACTAAGACGATCTTCAATGGAATATAAGCTTCGAATTTTGAGTTCGTGGTCATCAACCTTCCGCGTTAGGTTTTTCGTTTCCTCTTCAATAGCctcatcccattctttctttctGTGCAAGCCATCATTCTGGAAACCACATgttgatattaaaaattcaaagaatGAAAAGGAATATGTTATAAGTTTGTTACCTCAAAGTGTTTGCAAACGAAGTACTTCTTTCCAATGTCTGTTCCTGCCTTACAGACATGTATGACAATCTGGCCACCGCATGGACAACGTAGCGGAATTCCATTGTCAGAGTCGGCAACGAAGAACAGCATGTCATTATACCTCTTATGTTTTTTATCGTCTTCGTAGCTGGGATCTGTCATTGTAAAAATTTGTGATGAAGATTTACAATGGAGGAGCGGTTTTAAATAGGAAAGTAGTGTGGATGTAAGTTTTAATGTTCAATATGACATTCCAACCCACAAACATTGATTCGTCACCAACCAAACAACCTTCATTTATTtcaccaccaaacctctttaaatcTTAGAGTCTGTtgcgaaaatattatttaaatattttgtgtcCTTACAGATCTTAAACTAAAGTTGGGCCGTTTGTTTTGATTCAAAGAAAATATAGCCGTTTGGAGAGAAACATATTTTGAActttaattcaaaataaatgtaGTTTCTTGGAAAAAAATAGCCGTTAAGGGTAAAAAAGAGCCGTTATAGGGAAAATTTCCCTATATAAGAAGATTGAACTGAGATGTTTAGTATTATCTCCAAAGAGAGCTCTTCTTTCTTCAAATTACATTGATACTATATTTTGAGGCGGATTTTATGATGACGGATCCTTACTATGCAGATATCAAGCAGTGGAAAAGGGATTCCGATAGGCGTGAGTTGGTTCTCTATGCTCACCATTGCATACCCAAAATCTGTGCGTGTGGTGCTCCTATAAGATTGTCCACCGACGAGAAAGGAAAGAGCTACTTCGAATGCACAGAGTTTGAGGTGAGTAAATAAATtgtatatatgaattaaatattttgagttTAGATATGAAGTTTATTCTCTTATATCTTTCAGGATGATGGGTTCCACATTCGTCATGGCTGTTTTAATGCCTTCGAAGAAGAGTTGGAAGAGTTAAACGAGAAAGTTGCTGAGGAGGCCAAGAGCCGAAAGAAGATGGTTGATGAGATGAAGAAAATGCGTGAAGATATCAAACTGCTTAAGGAATTATGTATGGAGGGGGATGAGGTGAGAAATGATGTTTATAATcgtatataaattcaaaattttcagtttatatataaagttcACTATCTTATATCCTTCAGAATGATGGGTTTCACAATCGGCATCGCTGTTTTGATGCTATAAAAGAGAGACTGCAGGAGGTAAAGGAAGAAGTTTCTAAAGAGGCCAGGATCCGAAAGAAGATGGAATATGAGTTGAAGAAAATGCTAGAAGATATTAAACTGCTTAAGGAATTGTGTGGATGTTGAATTACTTAAATAACTCTAACTAGTATTGTTTAATTAAATAACTCTAAATGCATCTAAATGATTATTAATGTTGTTGTTTTCAATTAATGTtgttctttttaattattaacgTTGTATTTTATAATGTTCTATTAAATGGTCGCATTTCGTTGGCTCTCACTCTTGTACACTTTCACGAAACGCCTCCGAATTACCCCTTTAGTGTTCCCAATGGTTGCTTATCCTATCAACCGGCTCGTTTAAATACACCGTCGGGGAATGCAACATCCTCatctatttataaaattctGTCCTGCCGTAGGCGAAATGAAGCAAGGAGAATCTTCTGTGAGAGAGAATACAATATAATGTTTCTAGCAGGAGGTCTGGTAGACAAACACGACGAACCTACATTGGTAAAGATGTATCGAGAAGGCTTACGAGAAAACATACGGTCGGAGATTGGAACAACAGTCTTCTCGACACTAGAAGAAATCATGCATGCAGCTTTGGAAATTGATGAAAGTGATACGCCATCTGACACAAATTGCTCTTCCACAGAATCAGACGACTCGGTTTCAGATGACTCCGTATCTGATGATTCGGGAAAATGCCCCAAGAAGAAGGCTAGAACGGAAAAGGATCGTAACGACGACATAGACGACTAAGACCATGATGGTGAACAAGAAACAGAGACTGATGCTGAGTACGAAAGTGAGTGGTCTCCTCCAAATCCGGTAGAAGGGAGTGATGACGAGTCCGACAGTAAGGTTGATCTTGAAGACTATCAGGAATATATAGAGGAACACCACAAGCCCGATTCTGAGTCAAGTAAAGATTCCAAATGATGTTTATGCTCGATAAACCAAATTTCTTTAAGTTAATTTTTGTAAACGCTATGTTTGCACACCAATACATCGTTTTCCTAGGAATATACGGTGTACACAGTATAAGATCGTACACCGCTTTTAAATCGTATCGTTTGCCTTctactaattattattatgGAATAAAAAACTTGTTGCACTTACTTTAAGATATAGAACTGAATGAACTAAGTTTTcactcttttaattaataaaatgtgaTATAGAACTGAATGAACTAAGTTTTcactcttttaattaataaaatgtgaTATAGAACTGAATGAACTAAGTTTAAGGCGGAGTGTACAACTATATCCAGGAATATAAGGTGTACACAGTACAAGATCGTACACCACTCCTATATCTTATCGTTTTCCCTCTATCAATTAATAGCATGGGAAATAGAACTGGATGAACATAATTTATGATATAGTGTACAGTTATACTCCGGAATATACGATGTACACCGTATACCGTCGTACACCCTTTTATATCTTGTCATGTTAACTATACAAATTAGTAATACGGGATAGAAAACTGGTTAAACTTAATTTAAGATAAAGTGTACAGTTGTACTACGGAATATACAATGTACACCGTATACCATCGTACACCCTTTTATATCTTGTCATATTAACTATACAAATTAGTAATACGGGATAGAAAACTGGTTAAACTTGTGTAATCGATGAGATGAAGAAAATGCTAGAAGACATGTGTAATCGATGCTTGAACAATGATAACGAGCGGTTCATAGTAAAGAGGCATTTGTTCATGTCAACAGTCGTCCCCTTGTTTTATAGTTGCAAGTGTTCACCATTCTTGGACCAGGATTGGGCTCTTTGGTACATTGAGCACATCAAGGCAGCAGACATGTGTAATCGATGCTTTTGGATTAAAGAGGTTGCTCTGTTTCTACGGGATTTTTGGTGTTGCACTGGTTTTGTCAAACAACCGTCAAAGAAACCGTTTGTAAAGAAGAAAACCGGTTAGTGGCGGTTACTGCCGATACGAGACCAATGGGAAATCGACATCTCTTGGTTTGTGTCGGTTGCTTATAATTACACTCCTTATAAATAAGGAAATTGTGAGCACAATTCATAGCAGACGAAAAATCATTCTCTTACTATAATGTCCCAATTTCCGATTCTCGCTCTCCCTTCAGAGGTCCAACCATTAGTGGTTCAACGCGTTGCAAATAACTCCTTCGCAGATCTCTATAGACTCCAATCTACTTGCAAG contains these protein-coding regions:
- the LOC111212466 gene encoding uncharacterized protein LOC111212466, whose translation is MSAHPQNSLEGCLLRDFSPTQLRLNMYSKANVIASVASALKGSSAMDRLLCSQFSKLFRLPVARCPNSTKLIGSLLCRQLITIRKYELWFTFGNHPLRFSVDKFKEISGLNYGVFDVEDSETEVNEPGSMWKQLFDTTVGEITVVQVLKMLENPYLADWKRVPLALIALVDGVLCCTNKTLKLTPKYVEMLSNLESFMNYPWGRTSFLHTISRFLPPPVSVETPDPLHALRIRLSEKKTACYGFPLALQLLAFEAVPQLLARIPDADNTYDFLDNPSCCGNTVVILNTNDIVAVEGEPDVIVDFSLVPEAERHFWLDEVEDPKVTRLVDHICSGHTFRTEDFEGGDRSFGKDNAIPEGKPQGVPLIQRTLRPRKRAAVVIEDLTTPEHNEPDVPPESGRSPNEDLKSWILEQFQNFKNGKYERLDQFEKTLCDHFGVPLPNIHNKGKRKVGEDDHGYSGSPKSVENQYKKQRPNRKSRKINSTVPKPGQEMHSYPLRSADGLEGTIGNTQPGFSRETRENNENSTLLTPQFDQNATDQKDDTYIGEKAVDVKWDEANPHAYSAVKEVHAGERPSSDPNPESAPDFASTRSEDNVGPVSTNLSGQKTQAPVIEGGVPDSMAVQNPTSPIEEDENYESCKENISFDSQLQGKHPRAVEDMPGSETDDDDNYVESGGKRVPKKSQKIR
- the LOC111212465 gene encoding uncharacterized protein LOC111212465, which codes for MTDPSYEDDKKHKRYNDMLFFVADSDNGIPLRCPCGGQIVIHVCKAGTDIGKKYFVCKHFENDGLHRKKEWDEAIEEETKNLTRKVDDHELKIRSLYSIEDRLSRLEEDEKKNAEEIEDLKYFLKNRYSNEFY